A window from Chitinophaga filiformis encodes these proteins:
- a CDS encoding HU family DNA-binding protein, translated as MRKADLINNIAEKTGIPKVDVLVTLEAMFKEVKEALANGEHIYIRGFGSFITKKRAAKIGRNIKKNVAVEIPEHFIPAFKPSKEFVAEVKKLKSS; from the coding sequence ATGAGAAAAGCTGACTTAATTAACAATATTGCTGAAAAAACCGGCATACCTAAAGTAGATGTGTTAGTAACACTAGAGGCCATGTTTAAGGAGGTCAAGGAAGCGTTGGCTAATGGCGAGCATATCTATATAAGGGGCTTTGGTAGCTTCATTACAAAAAAGAGAGCTGCTAAAATTGGCCGTAACATCAAGAAGAACGTTGCCGTTGAGATTCCGGAGCATTTCATTCCTGCCTTTAAGCCGTCTAAAGAATTCGTTGCAGAAGTAAAGAAGCTTAAAAGTTCGTAA
- a CDS encoding ArsR/SmtB family transcription factor, translated as MEKTLLTTSSNTLIISRGTNEKDQIKLDYIAVKKAAMVLRAINHKLRQQMIKLLEDHKKMTVTEIYVKLRLEQSVASQHLAILRRAGIVITERDGKFIHYTINKQRIAEVAKFVEELVG; from the coding sequence ATGGAAAAAACATTATTAACGACCTCTTCTAATACTCTTATTATTTCTAGAGGTACCAATGAAAAAGACCAAATTAAATTGGATTACATTGCCGTTAAGAAGGCTGCTATGGTTTTGCGTGCAATAAACCATAAGCTGCGCCAGCAAATGATTAAGTTGCTGGAAGATCATAAGAAAATGACAGTAACTGAAATCTACGTTAAGCTGCGTCTTGAGCAGTCAGTAGCGTCACAGCACCTGGCTATTCTGCGCCGTGCCGGCATTGTGATTACAGAGAGAGATGGTAAATTCATCCACTATACGATCAATAAACAACGTATAGCTGAAGTTGCCAAATTCGTGGAGGAGCTGGTTGGCTAA
- a CDS encoding Rne/Rng family ribonuclease, whose translation MNKELIINAAPTGVEIALLEDKKLVELHHESGNPNFSVGDLYLGRVKKLIPGLNAAFVDVGFEKDAFLHYTDLSPYIRSILKFTQQAISDKTPEGFDFTKFKNEPEIVKTGKITDVLGGKPNILVQILKEPISSKGPRLSCEISLPGRFIVLTPFNDIVAVSKKIHSSEERKRLQKIVEAIKTPNFGVIVRTAAEGKKTAELHEDLTTLVETWKNIQANLRAAQPPQKILSEQAKTTSILRDLLNESFNKIVINDRNMFTDTRAYIQKIAPEKQDIVQHYHNGAPIFDHYGVTRQVKASFGKTVNLDSGVYLIIEATEALHVIDVNSGYKSSSNNQEQNALASNLEAAAEIARQLRLRDLGGIIIIDFIDMKLPENKKVVYEAMEKFMSQDRAKHTILPISKFGLMQITRQRVKPEVTISVAEDCPTCHGTGKIGASVLIIDEIEKNLQYLINHQHKGLTIRVHPIFYAYLAKGFLTSRRWKWYFQYKKWVKIKADSNYHLTEYRFFDANEEEIKL comes from the coding sequence TTGAACAAGGAACTTATTATAAATGCGGCACCAACTGGTGTGGAAATAGCGTTGCTGGAAGATAAGAAACTGGTGGAATTGCATCACGAAAGCGGCAATCCCAACTTTTCTGTAGGGGATTTATACCTGGGGCGGGTGAAAAAGTTGATCCCGGGCCTTAATGCGGCTTTTGTCGATGTAGGATTTGAAAAAGATGCCTTCTTACATTACACAGATCTTAGCCCATATATACGTTCTATACTAAAATTTACCCAGCAGGCTATTTCAGATAAAACCCCGGAGGGGTTTGATTTTACAAAGTTTAAGAATGAGCCGGAGATTGTAAAGACCGGCAAGATCACAGATGTGCTGGGCGGAAAGCCCAACATCCTGGTGCAGATACTAAAAGAGCCTATTTCTTCTAAAGGTCCCCGTCTTAGTTGCGAAATTTCTCTACCCGGAAGGTTTATCGTGTTAACACCCTTTAATGACATTGTTGCTGTATCTAAAAAGATACATTCTTCCGAAGAAAGAAAAAGATTGCAGAAGATCGTAGAGGCTATCAAAACACCCAACTTCGGTGTTATTGTCCGTACGGCGGCTGAAGGAAAGAAAACGGCAGAACTGCATGAGGATCTGACCACTCTCGTTGAAACCTGGAAGAATATACAGGCTAACCTGCGCGCGGCACAGCCTCCGCAGAAAATATTGAGTGAACAGGCAAAAACAACCAGCATACTGCGTGACCTTCTTAACGAGAGCTTTAACAAGATCGTTATCAATGACAGGAATATGTTCACTGACACGAGGGCCTATATACAGAAAATAGCCCCCGAGAAGCAGGACATCGTTCAGCATTACCATAACGGCGCTCCTATCTTTGATCACTATGGCGTTACCCGCCAGGTGAAAGCTTCCTTCGGGAAGACCGTCAACCTGGACAGCGGCGTATACCTGATCATAGAAGCTACTGAAGCATTGCATGTCATCGACGTCAACAGCGGTTATAAAAGCTCCAGCAATAACCAGGAACAGAATGCCCTCGCATCCAACCTGGAAGCTGCAGCAGAAATAGCCCGCCAGCTGAGGCTCCGCGACCTGGGAGGTATCATCATCATCGACTTCATTGACATGAAGTTGCCGGAGAATAAGAAGGTAGTCTACGAAGCCATGGAGAAATTCATGTCGCAGGACAGGGCCAAACATACCATCCTGCCTATCTCTAAATTCGGTTTGATGCAGATCACCCGCCAACGGGTGAAACCTGAAGTGACCATCTCCGTAGCAGAAGATTGCCCTACCTGTCATGGTACCGGTAAGATCGGAGCCTCCGTACTGATCATCGACGAGATCGAAAAGAACCTGCAATACCTCATTAATCACCAGCATAAAGGGCTTACCATCAGGGTACATCCTATATTTTATGCCTACCTGGCTAAAGGCTTCCTGACCTCCCGCCGGTGGAAGTGGTACTTCCAGTATAAGAAATGGGTGAAGATCAAAGCCGACTCTAACTACCACCTTACTGAATATCGTTTCTTTGACGCCAACGAAGAAGAAATCAAATTATAA
- a CDS encoding RidA family protein: MEKQIINTKNAPAPIGPYNQAIQKGNLLFVSGQIALNPDTNQLVLDDIKTETHQVMKNLKGILSEAGMDFDNVLKTTIFIMNMNDFAQINEVYGSYFTGDYPARETVQVAALPKGVNVEISVIASK, encoded by the coding sequence ATGGAAAAACAGATCATCAACACAAAGAATGCGCCTGCTCCGATCGGCCCCTACAATCAGGCCATACAGAAAGGCAACCTGCTGTTTGTATCCGGGCAAATAGCACTGAATCCGGACACCAACCAACTGGTACTGGATGATATCAAAACCGAAACCCACCAGGTAATGAAGAACCTGAAAGGTATTCTTTCCGAGGCGGGTATGGACTTCGATAATGTACTGAAGACGACCATCTTCATTATGAATATGAACGATTTCGCACAGATCAACGAAGTATACGGTTCTTATTTTACCGGCGATTATCCTGCCCGTGAAACCGTTCAGGTAGCTGCGCTGCCCAAAGGTGTGAATGTGGAGATCTCCGTGATCGCCAGCAAGTAA
- the mutY gene encoding A/G-specific adenine glycosylase, whose product MKQFFTNTLLEWNKNENTRSMPWKGEKDPYRIWLSEIILQQTRVEQGWAYYEKFILNYPTVKELAAAPEEAVFRLWQGLGYYARCKNMLAAARQIVSAYHGHFPNTYETIQSLKGIGPYTAAAIASFAFNLPHAVLDGNVFRVLSRFFDIDTPIDSTAGKKQFAELAQELLPHGLSASYNQSIMDFGAVVCKHQQPACHTCPLAGKCKAFQLGLTGLLPVKAKKLVIRKRYFYYLVLQYKDQVFIRKRTESDIWQNLHEFILIEAPAPEDVTALQSTAAFKNIMKDIRYNTDAVSGTFKQQLTHQTIYSQFLMLSVSKKPEMPGYMAVPRNQLDHYAFPKTITDFLGNRELTLF is encoded by the coding sequence ATGAAGCAGTTTTTTACGAACACCTTGCTGGAATGGAACAAAAATGAGAACACCCGCTCCATGCCATGGAAAGGTGAGAAAGACCCCTACCGGATATGGCTGTCTGAAATTATTCTCCAACAAACACGTGTAGAACAGGGATGGGCCTATTACGAGAAGTTTATATTGAACTACCCGACAGTAAAAGAACTGGCGGCAGCGCCGGAAGAAGCGGTATTCCGCCTGTGGCAGGGACTGGGTTACTATGCACGCTGTAAAAATATGCTGGCTGCTGCACGGCAGATCGTGTCTGCCTATCACGGCCACTTTCCCAATACATACGAAACCATACAATCGCTCAAAGGTATTGGCCCCTACACAGCCGCAGCTATTGCCTCCTTCGCATTCAACCTGCCACATGCCGTTCTGGACGGCAACGTATTCCGTGTGCTGTCCCGCTTCTTTGATATAGACACGCCTATAGACAGTACCGCCGGCAAAAAGCAATTTGCTGAACTGGCTCAGGAGTTGTTGCCTCATGGCCTGTCTGCTTCGTATAACCAGTCCATTATGGATTTTGGCGCCGTAGTATGTAAGCATCAGCAACCCGCCTGCCATACCTGTCCTCTTGCCGGTAAATGTAAAGCCTTCCAGCTGGGACTCACCGGCCTGCTGCCTGTCAAGGCAAAGAAACTGGTCATCAGAAAGCGCTATTTCTACTACCTTGTATTACAGTACAAAGACCAGGTATTCATCCGCAAACGCACGGAAAGTGACATCTGGCAGAACCTCCACGAGTTCATTCTGATAGAAGCTCCCGCTCCGGAAGACGTAACAGCGTTACAGTCTACAGCCGCCTTTAAAAATATTATGAAAGATATACGTTACAACACAGATGCGGTTTCCGGGACATTCAAACAACAGCTTACACACCAGACGATCTATAGCCAGTTCCTGATGCTATCGGTGAGTAAAAAGCCTGAAATGCCCGGCTATATGGCCGTTCCACGGAATCAACTGGATCATTACGCATTCCCTAAAACCATCACAGACTTCCTCGGGAACAGGGAACTTACCCTGTTCTGA
- a CDS encoding tetratricopeptide repeat protein, whose protein sequence is MQKSQILLVGAATAILIVLVAFGRTVPHSDKKAMPTATHMHEGQEGKTIAFDELLASAKQKVPADKLISIARLENIVRGDVKNQQIAAYKELYASWDSLNQLPIAAYYLGESAKLENSEKSLTFAANLFLEHLEHAEDPAVMNWETKQAITLLDQAIKLSPGNDSLKIKQALLYMNTEPMVGVQKLRDVVATNPDNAEAQITLASLAIQSNQFDKAIDRMESFTQKHPEEAKALFVLAEAYKGKGDFKKAVELAEKCKALVKDPSLKAEIDDYIKSIK, encoded by the coding sequence GTGCAAAAATCACAGATTCTCCTGGTCGGTGCCGCGACGGCAATACTTATTGTATTGGTAGCGTTTGGCCGCACCGTACCTCATTCGGATAAAAAAGCGATGCCAACTGCCACTCATATGCATGAGGGTCAGGAGGGAAAAACTATTGCCTTCGACGAATTGCTGGCTTCCGCCAAGCAAAAGGTCCCAGCTGATAAATTAATTTCTATTGCCCGCCTGGAGAATATTGTCCGGGGCGATGTTAAGAACCAGCAGATAGCCGCTTACAAAGAATTATATGCCTCCTGGGATAGCCTTAACCAACTACCCATAGCTGCGTATTATCTTGGCGAATCCGCCAAGTTGGAAAATTCCGAAAAAAGCCTCACCTTTGCAGCCAATTTATTTTTAGAACATCTGGAACACGCAGAGGACCCTGCTGTAATGAACTGGGAGACCAAACAGGCCATTACCCTACTGGATCAGGCAATAAAGCTTAGTCCGGGTAATGATTCCCTTAAAATAAAACAGGCCCTTCTGTATATGAATACAGAGCCTATGGTAGGCGTCCAAAAACTCAGGGATGTGGTGGCAACCAATCCTGACAATGCAGAAGCTCAGATCACATTGGCAAGTCTTGCTATTCAGTCAAACCAGTTTGATAAAGCCATAGACAGGATGGAGTCATTCACTCAGAAACATCCTGAGGAGGCTAAAGCGCTATTTGTGCTGGCCGAGGCCTACAAGGGCAAAGGCGATTTCAAAAAGGCTGTTGAACTGGCTGAAAAATGTAAGGCGCTCGTGAAGGATCCTTCACTGAAGGCCGAAATAGATGATTATATCAAGAGTATTAAATAA
- a CDS encoding 3-hydroxyacyl-CoA dehydrogenase family protein codes for MNILVIGEEQHYAAFLQKGGLSGHRVQQVSTAERIGTLEDYGLVIDLDFDEHTDRARIYAKYPQVPVLAAIVRTSLADVMNNYAFEQGFNLVGCNWLPGFVAMPVTEVSVMEEEQKPLLADIMKELGWEYEIVEDRVGLVTPRVVCMIINEAYMAAEEGTASREDINVAMRLGTNYPKGPFEWCGEIGVTRVYKVLDAVYKATGNERYKISALLAQEAGIDMKIVRKN; via the coding sequence ATGAATATCCTCGTTATAGGAGAAGAGCAACATTATGCTGCTTTCCTTCAAAAGGGTGGTTTGAGTGGGCACCGGGTGCAGCAGGTTAGTACAGCAGAGCGCATAGGGACGCTGGAAGATTACGGGCTGGTAATAGACCTGGATTTTGATGAACATACCGACCGTGCACGTATCTATGCAAAATATCCGCAGGTGCCTGTGCTGGCGGCCATTGTAAGAACTTCCCTGGCAGACGTAATGAATAATTACGCTTTTGAACAGGGATTTAACCTGGTGGGTTGTAACTGGCTGCCGGGATTTGTGGCGATGCCTGTTACAGAAGTTTCTGTAATGGAAGAAGAGCAAAAGCCTTTGCTGGCAGACATTATGAAGGAATTGGGCTGGGAGTATGAAATAGTGGAAGACAGGGTAGGGCTGGTCACCCCGAGAGTTGTTTGCATGATCATCAACGAAGCATACATGGCAGCTGAAGAAGGTACTGCATCGCGTGAAGATATTAATGTTGCAATGCGGCTGGGGACCAATTACCCGAAAGGACCTTTTGAATGGTGCGGGGAAATTGGCGTCACAAGGGTATATAAGGTGCTGGACGCCGTGTATAAGGCTACGGGGAATGAACGGTATAAAATAAGTGCGCTGCTGGCACAGGAAGCAGGCATAGATATGAAAATTGTGAGAAAAAATTAA
- a CDS encoding single-stranded DNA-binding protein, with amino-acid sequence MRGVNKVILIGNLGRDPDVQFLEGNIAVAKFSLATTETFKDRAGKLISQTEWHTVVLWRGLAELAQKYLHKGSLVYIEGRLRTRSWEDKEGNKKFATEVVGDNLVMLDKRMDLNNSEHAIHHSNTGSSTGDNFPNMEIPPQLNDTADDLPF; translated from the coding sequence ATGAGAGGTGTTAATAAAGTAATCCTGATTGGCAACTTGGGCAGAGATCCAGACGTACAGTTCTTAGAAGGTAATATTGCTGTAGCCAAATTCTCTCTGGCAACTACAGAAACATTCAAAGACCGGGCTGGCAAGCTTATATCCCAAACAGAATGGCATACGGTAGTATTATGGCGCGGACTGGCTGAACTGGCTCAAAAGTACCTGCACAAAGGAAGTCTCGTTTATATTGAAGGACGCCTCCGCACACGCAGCTGGGAAGACAAAGAGGGTAATAAGAAATTTGCCACAGAAGTAGTGGGCGACAACCTGGTTATGCTGGACAAACGTATGGATCTGAACAACTCTGAACACGCCATACATCATAGCAATACAGGTAGTAGCACTGGTGACAATTTCCCCAATATGGAAATCCCCCCCCAATTAAACGATACAGCGGACGATCTTCCTTTTTAA
- the tsaB gene encoding tRNA (adenosine(37)-N6)-threonylcarbamoyltransferase complex dimerization subunit type 1 TsaB — MPLILHIDTATTIGSVCLSKDGQPLQTLVNDKQQDHAASMVLFVQEIMREQQVKPEDLDAIAVSAGPGSYTGLRVGVATAKGLCYSWEKPLIAVSTLQMMAQGLLSRVEDTDALYCPMLDARRMEVYTAVYDASLHTIVAPHALILSPEAFSEQVSAKKTYFFGNGSDKWQQLMPPHSNALFVPYILNAADMVPLATAAYERKAFEDVAYFSPFYLKPFHSTMKK; from the coding sequence TTGCCTCTGATACTGCATATCGATACTGCTACTACGATCGGGTCTGTTTGTCTGTCGAAAGACGGGCAACCTTTACAGACATTGGTAAATGATAAACAACAGGACCATGCGGCCAGTATGGTATTGTTTGTACAGGAGATCATGCGGGAGCAGCAGGTGAAGCCTGAAGATCTCGATGCTATTGCTGTCAGTGCAGGTCCCGGTTCATATACAGGACTACGTGTAGGCGTGGCTACAGCAAAGGGGCTGTGTTATAGCTGGGAGAAACCATTGATCGCTGTATCTACCTTACAGATGATGGCACAGGGCCTGCTATCGCGGGTGGAGGATACGGATGCATTATATTGTCCTATGCTGGACGCAAGAAGAATGGAAGTATACACCGCCGTATATGATGCATCCTTACATACAATAGTAGCTCCCCATGCGTTAATACTCAGCCCTGAAGCATTCAGCGAACAGGTATCAGCAAAGAAGACATATTTTTTCGGTAATGGAAGCGATAAATGGCAGCAATTAATGCCTCCTCATTCCAACGCCTTATTCGTTCCTTATATATTAAACGCTGCGGATATGGTGCCGCTGGCAACAGCAGCCTACGAGCGCAAAGCTTTTGAAGATGTAGCCTATTTTAGCCCCTTTTACCTCAAACCCTTTCATTCTACAATGAAAAAATAG
- a CDS encoding murein L,D-transpeptidase: protein MSLRYMCLFLLLATVLLSSCGESHRRRKGRDRDTSHYTGQEYIDLKLDSNQVISFLQHDTAYAEYIRDFYRQRDFHYAWIGNDGRLTEQAGNFINMMKADADYGLNDSTIISKPLRALYDTLVMEGEKFRRNDKAMPRAELLLTAQFFAYGNKVWSGLTSDSAKSLEWFIPRKKINMQSLLDTMLSRPANTFEEPVNKQYKLLRDQLKKLAALEKAPWDSLKASRKLYKPGERDTIVAAVKQRLHILGDLAIADTSQLFTPLLDTAIRNFQDRMGLKKDGTIQPSLLNALNVSPQKRIQQILINMERIRWIPAESPAEYLLVNIPAFKLYVYDNNKLDWSCNVVVGKPGTNTVIFSNEMRYIVFSPYWNVPPGILVHEVLPAMKRNAGYLAHQNMEVVTGSGSPVNTGSLNWAKYSGANFPYIIRQKPGGKNALGKVKFLFPNEYNIYLHDTPSKGLFGESKRTFSHGCIRVSEPQRLAEWLLRKDSAWTQQKIVAAMNAGKEKFITLKEKVPVYIGYFTAFVDSEGRLNFRDDVYGHDARLAATLFGTR, encoded by the coding sequence ATGTCTTTACGTTACATGTGCCTTTTTTTGTTGTTAGCGACCGTATTACTCTCCTCCTGTGGTGAGAGCCACAGACGAAGGAAAGGACGGGACAGGGATACCAGCCATTACACCGGACAGGAATACATCGATCTTAAACTGGACAGTAACCAGGTGATCAGTTTTCTGCAACACGATACCGCCTATGCAGAATATATCCGTGATTTCTACCGTCAGCGCGACTTCCACTATGCCTGGATCGGAAACGATGGCCGGCTGACGGAGCAGGCAGGTAACTTTATCAATATGATGAAAGCCGATGCCGACTATGGCCTGAACGACAGTACCATCATCAGTAAACCACTGCGGGCCCTGTATGATACGCTGGTAATGGAAGGAGAGAAGTTCCGCAGGAATGACAAGGCTATGCCCAGGGCGGAACTGCTGTTGACTGCCCAGTTTTTTGCCTATGGCAATAAAGTATGGAGCGGCCTGACCTCAGACAGCGCCAAGTCGCTGGAGTGGTTCATTCCCCGGAAGAAGATCAACATGCAAAGCCTGCTCGATACTATGCTGAGCCGCCCGGCCAACACTTTTGAAGAGCCGGTGAACAAACAATACAAACTACTGCGGGACCAGCTGAAAAAACTGGCCGCGCTGGAGAAAGCGCCCTGGGATTCACTGAAAGCATCCCGCAAGCTTTATAAACCGGGCGAGCGCGATACCATTGTTGCCGCTGTAAAACAGCGCCTGCATATACTGGGCGACCTGGCAATTGCCGATACTTCGCAACTCTTTACGCCGCTGCTCGACACAGCAATACGCAATTTCCAGGACCGTATGGGGCTGAAGAAGGATGGCACCATCCAGCCTTCCCTGCTCAATGCGCTGAATGTGTCTCCGCAGAAACGTATCCAGCAGATCCTGATCAATATGGAGCGCATCCGCTGGATACCGGCAGAATCACCGGCCGAATACCTGCTGGTAAATATTCCTGCGTTTAAGCTGTATGTCTACGACAATAATAAACTGGACTGGAGCTGTAATGTAGTAGTGGGAAAACCGGGCACAAACACGGTCATTTTCAGCAATGAGATGAGGTATATCGTGTTCAGTCCCTATTGGAATGTACCTCCCGGCATATTGGTACACGAGGTATTACCAGCCATGAAAAGGAATGCCGGTTATCTTGCCCACCAGAATATGGAAGTGGTGACAGGCAGCGGTAGTCCTGTGAATACAGGCTCGCTCAACTGGGCTAAATATTCCGGCGCTAATTTCCCATATATTATTCGCCAGAAGCCGGGTGGGAAAAATGCGCTGGGTAAGGTCAAGTTCCTGTTCCCGAACGAGTATAACATTTACCTGCACGATACGCCTTCCAAAGGGCTCTTCGGAGAAAGTAAACGTACTTTCAGCCATGGCTGCATACGCGTGTCGGAACCACAGCGCCTGGCGGAATGGCTGCTGCGTAAGGATTCTGCCTGGACGCAGCAGAAGATAGTAGCAGCAATGAACGCGGGCAAGGAGAAGTTCATCACTCTGAAAGAGAAGGTGCCTGTATATATAGGATATTTTACCGCCTTCGTGGACAGTGAGGGCAGGCTGAACTTCCGGGATGATGTGTATGGACACGACGCAAGACTGGCGGCTACATTATTTGGAACCAGATAG
- the gldE gene encoding gliding motility-associated protein GldE, whose protein sequence is MAFIVSGAEVAFFSLNYKDLNALKTRQNTSGKLITKLLEKPRSLLASLQIAGILLSLAFIMVTSYLITQMEDLQTFPVVSLVVRIAIIIFVLLFFGQVLPRVWAAQNNIRFATYFAWFVSIVHATLEPVSDFYVSLSESIEARFFHRGSGAVNYQEIDEAIEMSVDPTASQEEKNILKGILKFGNITVKQIMHTRLDVSGIEYEDSFDVVVKRVADLHYSRLPVYKGNLDNIVGVIHTKDLLPHLDKGKNFDWHTVMRQPFFVHGHKLIEDLLSEFQTRRMHFAVVVDEFGGTSGIVTLEDIVEEVIGDIKDEFDEEEFNYSKVDNYTYVFEGKTMLNDVCRIMNIAPDTFEVVKGESDSIGGLILELAGKFPEENSVISHEDYDFTVLEVSKMRIQKVQVTIRQNVEDEN, encoded by the coding sequence ATGGCTTTTATTGTTTCCGGTGCCGAAGTGGCTTTCTTCTCCCTGAACTATAAAGACCTGAATGCCCTGAAAACGAGGCAAAATACCAGTGGTAAGCTGATTACCAAACTCCTGGAAAAGCCCCGCTCCCTGCTGGCTTCCCTCCAGATAGCTGGTATCCTACTGTCCCTGGCATTTATTATGGTAACCAGCTACCTCATCACCCAGATGGAAGACCTTCAGACCTTCCCGGTGGTGTCCCTGGTAGTACGTATAGCCATTATCATTTTTGTGCTGCTTTTCTTCGGGCAGGTACTTCCCCGTGTATGGGCGGCCCAGAATAATATCCGGTTTGCCACCTACTTTGCCTGGTTTGTAAGCATCGTACATGCTACCCTGGAACCGGTAAGCGACTTCTATGTAAGCCTTAGCGAAAGTATAGAGGCCCGTTTCTTCCACCGGGGCAGCGGCGCCGTGAACTACCAGGAGATAGACGAGGCCATTGAAATGAGCGTAGATCCTACCGCCTCCCAGGAAGAAAAGAACATCCTGAAAGGCATCCTCAAATTTGGCAATATCACCGTTAAACAGATCATGCATACCCGCCTGGATGTGTCAGGTATAGAGTATGAAGACTCCTTTGACGTCGTTGTAAAAAGGGTGGCCGACCTTCATTATTCCCGCCTCCCCGTCTACAAAGGCAACCTTGATAATATCGTGGGCGTCATCCACACCAAAGACCTCCTGCCCCACCTCGACAAAGGCAAAAACTTCGACTGGCATACCGTAATGCGGCAGCCTTTCTTTGTACACGGTCATAAACTGATCGAAGACCTGCTGTCTGAATTCCAGACCAGGCGTATGCATTTTGCGGTTGTCGTGGACGAATTCGGGGGTACCTCCGGTATCGTGACCCTGGAAGATATTGTGGAAGAAGTGATCGGCGATATCAAAGATGAATTTGACGAAGAAGAGTTCAACTACAGTAAAGTAGATAACTATACCTACGTATTTGAAGGCAAGACCATGCTCAATGACGTCTGCCGTATCATGAACATCGCACCAGATACCTTCGAGGTCGTAAAGGGCGAAAGTGACTCTATCGGGGGCCTGATCCTGGAACTGGCGGGTAAATTCCCGGAGGAGAACAGCGTCATATCCCACGAGGACTATGATTTCACTGTGCTGGAAGTAAGCAAGATGCGTATCCAGAAGGTACAGGTGACCATCAGGCAGAATGTGGAAGACGAGAACTAG